In one window of Brassica rapa cultivar Chiifu-401-42 chromosome A07, CAAS_Brap_v3.01, whole genome shotgun sequence DNA:
- the LOC103828910 gene encoding gibberellin 2-beta-dioxygenase 2 isoform X1 has translation MVVLSRPVALDNHISVIPAYKPAPVLTSHSIPVVDLTHPEAKTLIVKACEEFGFFKVVNHGVCPDLMTRLEQEAVGFFALPQSLKNQAGPPEPYGYGSKRIGPNGDVGWIEYILLNANPELSSPKTSAVFSQSPLIFREAVEEYMKEVKEVSCKVLEMITEGLGIEPRDSLSKMVRDEKSDSCLRLNHYPTAEEEAEKMVKLGFGEHTDPQIISVLRSNNAAGLQICMKDGSWVAVPPDHSSFFINVGDALQVMTNGRFKSLKHRVLADTRKSRVSMIYFGGPTLSQKITPLPSLVPKQEDWLYKEFTWSQYKSSAYKSKLGDYRLGLFERQPLLTHRSNV, from the exons atGGTGGTTTTATCACGGCCAGTCGCTTTAGATAATCACATATCAGTAATCCCAGCATACAAGCCAGCTCCGGTTCTCACATCCCATTCAATCCCCGTCGTGGACCTAACCCACCCAGAAGCCAAAACCCTTATCGTGAAAGCTTGTGAGGAGTTTGGTTTCTTCAAGGTTGTCAACCACGGAGTGTGCCCTGACCTCATGACCCGGTTAGAGCAGGAAGCTGTCGGCTTCTTCGCCTTGCCTCAGTCTCTCAAAAACCAGGCCGGTCCACCTGAACCGTACGGTTATGGTAGTAAACGGATTGGACCAAACGGTGACGTGGGGTGGATTGAGTATATCCTCCTCAATGCTAACCCTGAGCTCTCGTCACCCAAAACCTCTGCCGTTTTCAGTCAAAGCCCACTAATTTTCCG tgagGCAGTGGAGGAATACATGAAAGAGGTGAAGGAAGTGTCGTGCAAAGTGTTGGAGATGATAACTGAAGGATTGGGGATAGAGCCAAGGGACAGTCTGAGTAAGATGGTGAGAGATGAGAAGAGTGACTCGTGCCTGAGACTGAACCACTATCCGACGGCGGAGGAAGAGGCGGAGAAGATGGTGAAGTTAGGGTTTGGGGAACACACAGACCCACAGATCATCTCAGTGCTAAGGTCCAATAACGCAGCGGGTCTTCAAATCTGTATGAAAGATGGAAGCTGGGTCGCTGTCCCTCCTGATCACTCTTCTTTCTTCATTAATGTTGGAGATGCTCTTCAG GTTATGACAAACGGAAGGTTCAAGAGTCTAAAACACAGAGTATTAGCTGATACAAGGAAATCGAGAGTCTCGATGATATATTTTGGAGGACCGACACTGAGTCAGAAGATCACGCCATTGCCATCTCTTGTCCCTAAGCAAGAGGATTGGCTTTACAAAGAATTCACTTGGTCTCAGTACAAATCTTCTGCTTACAAGTCTAAGCTTGGTGATTATAGGCTTGGTCTCTTTGAGAGACAACCTCTTCTCACTCATAGGTCTAATGTATGA
- the LOC103828910 gene encoding gibberellin 2-beta-dioxygenase 2 isoform X2 produces MVVLSRPVALDNHISVIPAYKPAPVLTSHSIPVVDLTHPEAKTLIVKACEEFGFFKVVNHGVCPDLMTRLEQEAVGFFALPQSLKNQAGPPEPYGYGSKRIGPNGDVGWIEYILLNANPELSSPKTSAVFSQSPLIFREAVEEYMKEVKEVSCKVLEMITEGLGIEPRDSLSKMVRDEKSDSCLRLNHYPTAEEEAEKMVKLGFGEHTDPQIISVLRSNNAAGLQICMKDGSWVAVPPDHSSFFINVGDALQVYVYRIYG; encoded by the exons atGGTGGTTTTATCACGGCCAGTCGCTTTAGATAATCACATATCAGTAATCCCAGCATACAAGCCAGCTCCGGTTCTCACATCCCATTCAATCCCCGTCGTGGACCTAACCCACCCAGAAGCCAAAACCCTTATCGTGAAAGCTTGTGAGGAGTTTGGTTTCTTCAAGGTTGTCAACCACGGAGTGTGCCCTGACCTCATGACCCGGTTAGAGCAGGAAGCTGTCGGCTTCTTCGCCTTGCCTCAGTCTCTCAAAAACCAGGCCGGTCCACCTGAACCGTACGGTTATGGTAGTAAACGGATTGGACCAAACGGTGACGTGGGGTGGATTGAGTATATCCTCCTCAATGCTAACCCTGAGCTCTCGTCACCCAAAACCTCTGCCGTTTTCAGTCAAAGCCCACTAATTTTCCG tgagGCAGTGGAGGAATACATGAAAGAGGTGAAGGAAGTGTCGTGCAAAGTGTTGGAGATGATAACTGAAGGATTGGGGATAGAGCCAAGGGACAGTCTGAGTAAGATGGTGAGAGATGAGAAGAGTGACTCGTGCCTGAGACTGAACCACTATCCGACGGCGGAGGAAGAGGCGGAGAAGATGGTGAAGTTAGGGTTTGGGGAACACACAGACCCACAGATCATCTCAGTGCTAAGGTCCAATAACGCAGCGGGTCTTCAAATCTGTATGAAAGATGGAAGCTGGGTCGCTGTCCCTCCTGATCACTCTTCTTTCTTCATTAATGTTGGAGATGCTCTTCAG GTGTACGTCTACAGAATCTATGGATAG
- the LOC103829090 gene encoding uncharacterized protein LOC103829090, whose protein sequence is MGLRYKKLFGFCKECLCLTHEQARCPELIKKGETSVQEVVSGETGTGATSFKAVVANASRQNGDRREGQYGRSQGSQGSQGVKGTDKGKGIAREKHGYQKQDGAYHPYKEKFTRGYGEGSSFNRRFHGHGDKRTALQARDFPHQQRQVIEEQRSLNPTKLMLDAFKGAPGGVQGSGTAGTGRSSKARKSLLFEEAASEVKSDETGQEIGVLSTAQSVQEQGALDVEAKEVEEQSLHSDALDDANLMLDGVILSDSELLVEGDELEGWEQGEIMDFAEEEGLDAGDQGLGEQELGDKKLDEQEGSDQKWSDQVQSYVVDDGNVQMPDSEKEVAPSDEKFAKKKEMKQEAGMIGGVKKRVGQAFVSPRKKLLAKAGVKQGDKAKKAPPKP, encoded by the coding sequence ATGGGGCTTCGATATAAGAAGTTGTTTGGGTTCTGCAAAGAGTGTTTATGTCTTACGCACGAGCAGGCGCGTTGCCCGGAGCTTATCAAAAAGGGCGAAACTTCAGTACAAGAAGTTGTCTCTGGAGAGACTGGAACAGGTGCAACAAGCTTTAAAGCGGTAGTTGCAAATGCTTCAAGGCAGAATGGTGATCGGAGAGAAGGTCAGTATGGTCGGTCTCAAGGGTCTCAAGGGTCTCAAGGGGTGAAAGGGACTGATAAGGGGAAGGGGATTGCTAGGGAGAAGCATGGTTATCAAAAGCAAGATGGTGCTTATCATCCTTACAAGGAGAAGTTCACACGGGGATATGGAGAGGGCTCTTCTTTCAATAGAAGGTTTCATGGACATGGAGATAAGAGGACGGCTCTCCAGGCGAGAGACTTTCCACATCAACAAAGACAAGTGATAGAAGAGCAGCGCTCTTTGAACCCTACAAAGCTTATGCTTGACGCTTTTAAGGGAGCTCCAGGTGGGGTTCAGGGGAGTGGAACAGCCGGGACTGGGAGGTCTTCAAAAGCGCGAAAGTCTTTGCTATTTGAGGAAGCGGCTTCTGAGGTCAAGAGTGATGAGACAGGGCAAGAGATTGGGGTGCTGAGTACGGCTCAGTCTGTGCAGGAGCAAGGTGCACTTGATGTGGAGGCTAAAGAGGTAGAGGAGCAGTCTTTGCACTCTGATGCTCTAGATGATGCGAACCTGATGCTTGATGGCGTGATCTTGTCGGATTCGGAGCTCCTGGTGGAGGGGGACGAGTTAGAGGGTTGGGAACAAGGCGAGATTATGGATTTTGCCGAGGAGGAGGGTTTAGATGCGGGTGATCAAGGTTTGGGGGAACAGGAGTTGGGTGATAAGAAACTGGATGAGCAGGAGGGGAGTGATCAGAAGTGGAGTGATCAGGTGCAGAGTTATGTTGTCGATGACGGGAATGTCCAGATGCCGGACTCTGAGAAGGAGGTGGCCCCATCCGATGAGAAGtttgcaaagaagaaggagatgaagcAGGAGGCGGGGATGATAGGGGGTGTCAAGAAGCGTGTGGGGCAAGCTTTTGTTTCTCCACGTAAGAAGCTGTTGGCAAAGGCGGGAGTGAAGCAGGGCGATAAGGCTAAGAAGGCACCGCCGAAGCCTTAG
- the LOC103829091 gene encoding uncharacterized protein LOC103829091, with amino-acid sequence MAEVESRMWLEAQLTVKDPNENSYTGNVHQSEDLGLEDFRVCYIDGAWKEDDKFTGQGWFCKQRGSTEVMFGAMNLRRSLSPLHAECEALIWAMECMKTLQYPDVVFATDCSQLVKMVSTPEEWPAFSTHMEEFKRSKTFFPHFRIRHIPRAQNTLADKLARSARSSPSAMLYVDSTPPVWLARSAGDSALISV; translated from the coding sequence ATGGCGGAGGTGGAAAGTAGGATGTGGTTGGAAGCACAGTTAACCGTTAAGGATCCTAATGAGAATTCATATACTGGGAATGTACATCAATCGGAGGATCTAGGCCTGGAAGACTTTAGAGTTTGTTATATTGATGGCGCTTGGAAAGAGGATGATAAGTTTACGGGACAAGGGTGGTTTTGTAAACAGAGAGGATCAACAGAGGTTATGTTTGGGGCAATGAATCTTCGAAGAAGTTTGTCACCTCTCCATGCAGAATGCGAAGCACttatttgggcaatggaatgcatgaagACCCTCCAATATCCTGATGTAGTTTTTGCGACGGATTGTTCTCagctggtgaagatggtgtcgaCACCTGAAGAATGGCCTGCATTTTCTACACACATGGAAGAATTCAAGCGAAGTAAGACTTTCTTCCCCCATTTTCGGATCAGACATATCCCTAGAGCACAAAATACCTTGGCGGATAAGCTTGCACGTAGTGCGAGGAGTTCTCCTTCAGCTATGCTTTATGTCGATTCAACTCCACCGGTTTGGCTTGCTAGATCGGCTGGAGACTCAGCTCTAATTAGTGTTTGA